From the Paraburkholderia sp. PREW-6R genome, one window contains:
- a CDS encoding Bcr/CflA family multidrug efflux MFS transporter yields the protein MSHVTSRRPDGRLILLLGALAACGPISIDMYLPSLPTIAQAFAISTGAAQATLTSFMFGFSIGMLLYGPLSDTYGRRPVLLGGIIMYALASVACALSFSIGTLVTFRFVQALGAGAASVLARAIARDAHGPADAARVLSMLAIVTSIGPLLAPLIGGQLLLLGGWRVVFIVLTLFGGVCAVTAFLKVPETWPREKRAQSALLQSFGAYGKLLRDPVAWGHMLCGGMAFASMFAYITATPFVYIEYFHVPAQHYGFLFALNIVGIMLGNFMNTRLVGRLGSLPIISFAASVSCIASLFVCLVSLTGWGGLWSIVLGLFFVVGVVGLLSANCTTDLMHRYPVNAGAAAAVFGAVQLALGALSSLAVGLWQDGSPKGMGIVVGAAGLLCYVGRMLVIRWHGSKVPVAAV from the coding sequence ATGTCTCACGTCACCAGCCGCCGGCCCGATGGCCGGCTGATCCTGTTGCTCGGTGCGCTCGCCGCATGCGGGCCGATTTCGATCGATATGTATCTGCCCAGCTTGCCGACCATTGCGCAGGCTTTCGCAATCAGTACTGGCGCCGCGCAGGCCACGCTGACGAGCTTCATGTTCGGCTTCTCGATCGGCATGCTGCTGTATGGTCCGCTGTCCGATACCTATGGACGCCGACCGGTTCTGCTTGGCGGCATCATCATGTATGCGCTGGCTAGCGTCGCGTGCGCGTTGTCGTTCTCGATCGGGACGCTGGTGACGTTCCGCTTCGTGCAGGCGCTCGGCGCGGGCGCCGCGTCGGTGCTCGCGCGTGCGATTGCGCGCGATGCGCATGGGCCGGCCGACGCGGCGCGCGTGTTGTCGATGCTCGCCATTGTCACGTCGATCGGGCCTTTGCTCGCACCGTTGATCGGCGGCCAGTTGTTGCTGCTGGGCGGATGGCGCGTGGTGTTTATCGTGCTGACGCTGTTTGGCGGCGTGTGCGCGGTCACCGCTTTCCTGAAGGTGCCGGAAACGTGGCCGCGCGAGAAGCGGGCGCAATCCGCGCTATTGCAGTCGTTCGGCGCGTATGGGAAGTTGCTGCGCGATCCGGTGGCATGGGGGCACATGTTGTGCGGCGGCATGGCGTTCGCGTCGATGTTCGCGTACATCACCGCAACGCCGTTCGTCTATATCGAATACTTTCATGTGCCGGCGCAGCACTATGGTTTTTTGTTCGCGCTGAATATCGTCGGCATCATGTTGGGTAACTTCATGAACACGCGTCTTGTCGGACGGCTCGGCTCATTGCCGATCATTTCGTTTGCCGCGAGCGTCAGTTGCATTGCGTCGTTATTTGTATGTCTCGTGTCGCTGACGGGGTGGGGCGGTTTGTGGTCGATCGTGTTAGGCCTGTTCTTTGTGGTGGGTGTGGTGGGTTTGCTATCCGCTAACTGCACGACGGACTTGATGCATCGTTATCCGGTCAATGCGGGCGCTGCGGCTGCGGTGTTCGGCGCAGTGCAACTGGCGCTCGGCGCCTTGTCGAGTCTGGCTGTTGGACTGTGGCAGGACG
- the hemL gene encoding glutamate-1-semialdehyde 2,1-aminomutase: MSNNQTLFDRAQRTIPGGVNSPVRAFRSVGGTPRFIERAQGPYFWDADGQRYIDYIGSWGPMILGHVHPEVLEAVQRVLGNGFSFGAPTESEVEIAEEICKLVPSIEQVRMVSSGTEATMSALRLARGFTNRSRIVKFEGCYHGHADSLLVKAGSGLLTFGNPTSAGVPVDIAKHTTVLEYNNVAALEEAFKAFGNEIASVIVEPVAGNMNLVRATPEFLQTLRRLCTEYGSVLIFDEVMCGFRVALGGAQEVYGITPDLTCLGKVIGGGMPAAAFGGRRDIMAHLAPLGGVYQAGTLSGNPIAVAAGLKTLQLIQAPGFYETLAARTTRLAQGLVNVACEAKVPFSADSLGGMFGLYFTESIPASFAEVTKSDVPRFNAFFHQMLDAGVYFAPSAYEAGFVSIVHDDAIIDETIDAARGAFASLAA, translated from the coding sequence ATGTCTAACAACCAGACCCTCTTCGACCGCGCGCAGCGCACCATTCCCGGCGGCGTGAACTCACCCGTGCGCGCTTTCCGCTCGGTCGGCGGCACGCCACGCTTCATCGAACGCGCACAGGGCCCGTATTTCTGGGACGCGGACGGCCAGCGCTACATCGACTACATCGGCTCGTGGGGCCCGATGATTCTCGGCCACGTTCATCCGGAAGTGCTCGAAGCCGTCCAGCGCGTGCTTGGCAACGGGTTTTCGTTCGGCGCACCGACTGAATCAGAAGTCGAAATTGCCGAGGAAATCTGCAAGCTGGTTCCTTCTATCGAACAGGTTCGCATGGTGTCGAGCGGCACCGAAGCAACCATGAGCGCGCTGCGCCTCGCTCGCGGCTTTACGAACCGCAGCCGGATCGTCAAATTCGAAGGCTGCTATCACGGTCACGCGGACAGCCTTCTGGTCAAGGCGGGCTCGGGTTTGCTGACGTTCGGCAATCCGACTTCGGCTGGCGTGCCGGTGGATATCGCGAAGCACACCACCGTGCTCGAATACAACAACGTCGCAGCACTCGAAGAAGCGTTCAAGGCTTTCGGCAACGAGATTGCCTCCGTGATCGTGGAACCCGTTGCGGGCAATATGAACCTCGTGCGCGCCACGCCTGAGTTTCTGCAAACATTGCGCCGCCTTTGCACGGAGTATGGCTCCGTGCTGATTTTCGACGAAGTCATGTGCGGCTTTCGCGTTGCACTAGGCGGCGCGCAGGAGGTCTACGGCATCACGCCGGACCTGACCTGCCTCGGCAAAGTGATCGGCGGCGGCATGCCGGCGGCGGCGTTCGGCGGCCGGCGCGACATCATGGCCCACCTTGCGCCGCTTGGCGGCGTCTACCAGGCAGGCACGCTGTCGGGTAATCCGATCGCCGTTGCCGCGGGCCTGAAGACACTGCAGCTGATCCAGGCGCCTGGCTTTTACGAGACGCTCGCCGCTCGCACTACCCGTCTTGCACAAGGCCTTGTCAACGTCGCGTGCGAAGCCAAAGTGCCGTTCTCGGCCGATTCGCTCGGCGGCATGTTCGGCCTCTACTTCACCGAGTCGATCCCGGCGAGCTTCGCCGAAGTCACGAAAAGCGACGTGCCGCGCTTTAACGCGTTCTTCCACCAGATGCTCGACGCCGGCGTGTACTTCGCGCCGTCCGCATACGAGGCGGGTTTCGTGTCGATCGTGCATGACGATGCGATCATCGACGAAACAATCGACGCGGCGCGCGGCGCTTTCGCGTCTCTCGCGGCCTGA
- the ribD gene encoding bifunctional diaminohydroxyphosphoribosylaminopyrimidine deaminase/5-amino-6-(5-phosphoribosylamino)uracil reductase RibD: MFSQTDFVHMERALALAKRGMYTTDPNPRVGCVLVRNGEVIGEGFTQPAGQDHAEIRALKDARSRGHDLRGATAYVTLEPCSHFGRTPPCANALIEAQVARVVAAMEDPNPQVSGRGLAMLRNADIEVRCGLLANEAHELNIGFVSRMVRGRPWVRMKVAATLDGRTGLPSGISQWITGEAARADGHAWRARASAILTGIGTVREDDPRMTVRAVDTPRQPKRVLIDSQLDVPPQAQILAGAPTLIFCGNLDQRHADRANALRERGAEIVQLPNGAGKVDLPGVLKALSERNVNELHVEAGYKLNGSLLREGCVDELLVYLAPSLLGVDSMSMFNIHAPETLEGRVKLSFHTVDRIGDDLRILARFAPLMPTAPAASSASSTDRPADADIDPHSPPLPH, translated from the coding sequence ATGTTCTCGCAAACCGACTTCGTCCATATGGAACGTGCACTCGCGCTGGCGAAGCGCGGGATGTATACGACCGACCCCAATCCGCGTGTGGGCTGCGTGCTCGTCCGGAACGGCGAAGTGATCGGCGAAGGCTTCACGCAGCCGGCCGGCCAGGATCACGCGGAAATTCGCGCATTGAAAGACGCGCGCTCGCGCGGCCACGACCTGCGCGGCGCCACGGCTTACGTGACGCTCGAACCGTGCAGCCACTTCGGTCGCACGCCGCCGTGCGCGAACGCGCTGATCGAAGCGCAGGTCGCGCGCGTGGTCGCGGCAATGGAAGACCCGAATCCGCAGGTATCGGGACGTGGTCTCGCCATGCTGCGCAATGCAGATATCGAGGTGCGCTGCGGCCTGCTCGCCAACGAGGCGCACGAACTGAACATCGGCTTCGTGTCGCGCATGGTGCGCGGCCGGCCGTGGGTGCGCATGAAGGTGGCGGCCACGCTCGACGGCCGCACGGGCTTGCCTTCCGGCATCAGCCAATGGATCACCGGCGAAGCAGCGCGCGCAGATGGACACGCATGGCGCGCTCGCGCGTCGGCAATTCTGACGGGCATCGGCACGGTCAGGGAAGACGATCCGCGCATGACCGTGCGTGCGGTCGACACGCCGCGCCAACCGAAACGCGTGCTGATCGACAGCCAGCTCGACGTGCCGCCGCAGGCGCAAATCCTGGCAGGTGCACCCACGCTCATTTTCTGCGGCAATCTGGATCAGCGTCATGCCGACCGCGCGAACGCGCTGCGTGAGCGCGGCGCCGAGATTGTCCAGTTGCCGAATGGCGCGGGCAAAGTCGACCTGCCTGGCGTGCTGAAAGCGCTCAGCGAACGCAATGTGAACGAACTGCACGTCGAGGCGGGCTACAAGCTGAATGGCTCGCTGCTGCGCGAAGGCTGTGTCGACGAACTGCTGGTTTATCTCGCGCCCAGCCTGCTCGGGGTCGATTCGATGAGCATGTTCAACATTCACGCGCCCGAGACGCTCGAAGGCCGCGTGAAACTCAGCTTTCATACGGTCGACCGGATTGGCGACGATCTGCGAATCCTGGCGCGCTTCGCGCCTCTCATGCCGACCGCGCCTGCCGCTTCAAGCGCCTCGTCCACGGATCGACCCGCGGACGCCGACATCGACCCGCACTCCCCACCCCTTCCGCATTGA
- a CDS encoding riboflavin synthase, with amino-acid sequence MFTGIVAAVGRIESVKPLGTDGDAGVRLNVEAGGLDLDDVQLGDSITIQGACMTVVAKTPHSFEVDVSRESLNCTAGLGETGEVNLEKALRAHDRLGGHIVSGHVDGLGTVTHFAPVGESHELRVLAPREIGRYLAYKGSITVNGVSLTVNSVKDRDDGCEFSINLIPHTVEVTALKRLREGTQVNLEIDLIARYVERMLNAPK; translated from the coding sequence ATGTTCACAGGAATCGTCGCGGCAGTCGGCCGCATCGAATCAGTCAAACCTCTCGGGACCGACGGCGACGCGGGCGTGCGCCTGAACGTGGAAGCCGGCGGCCTCGATCTGGACGACGTGCAGCTCGGCGACAGCATTACAATTCAGGGCGCCTGCATGACCGTGGTCGCGAAAACCCCGCATTCGTTCGAAGTCGACGTGTCGCGCGAAAGCCTGAATTGCACGGCCGGCCTCGGCGAGACTGGCGAAGTCAATCTGGAGAAGGCGCTGCGTGCGCACGACCGGCTCGGCGGCCATATCGTCTCGGGCCACGTGGACGGCCTCGGCACGGTCACGCACTTCGCTCCGGTAGGCGAATCGCACGAACTGCGCGTGCTCGCACCGCGCGAGATTGGCCGCTACCTCGCGTACAAAGGGTCTATCACGGTCAACGGTGTGAGCCTGACCGTCAACTCGGTTAAAGATCGTGACGATGGTTGCGAATTCTCGATCAACCTGATTCCGCACACAGTCGAAGTGACGGCCCTGAAGCGCCTGCGAGAAGGTACGCAGGTGAATCTGGAAATCGATCTGATTGCCCGTTACGTCGAGCGCATGCTGAACGCGCCGAAATAA
- the ribBA gene encoding bifunctional 3,4-dihydroxy-2-butanone-4-phosphate synthase/GTP cyclohydrolase II, with the protein MTLASTQEIIAELKAGRMVILVDEEDRENEGDLVIAAEFVTPEAINFMARYGRGLICLTLTQERCKLLNLPLMTYRNGTQYGTAFTVSIEAAEGVTTGISAADRARTIAAAVAPDAKADHIVQPGHVFPIMAQPGGVLVRAGHTEAGCDFTALAGLTPAAVICEVIKDDGTMARLPDLMEFAKEHALKIGTIADLIHYRSRTESIVERICERTMQTAHGPFRAVMYLDQPSGQPHIALVRGTPCTDQDTLVRVHEPLSVLDLLEVGESTHSWTLDAAMKEIAARNCGVIVLLNCGDSKDHLIDVFKAFDSKEKAQALKRRPVDFKTYGIGAQILRELGVGKMQVLSNPRKLGSMSGYGLEVTGFVPMPGSAAQAAQLG; encoded by the coding sequence ATGACGCTCGCCTCCACTCAAGAGATCATTGCCGAACTGAAAGCAGGCCGGATGGTGATCCTCGTCGACGAAGAAGACCGCGAAAACGAGGGCGACCTCGTCATTGCCGCCGAATTCGTCACGCCGGAAGCGATCAACTTCATGGCTCGCTATGGTCGTGGCCTGATCTGTCTGACGCTTACGCAGGAACGGTGCAAGCTGCTGAACCTGCCGCTCATGACCTACCGCAACGGCACGCAGTACGGCACTGCGTTCACGGTCAGCATCGAAGCCGCCGAAGGCGTCACCACCGGCATCTCGGCAGCCGACCGCGCCCGCACGATCGCTGCGGCGGTCGCACCGGACGCGAAGGCCGACCACATCGTGCAGCCGGGCCACGTGTTCCCGATCATGGCGCAACCCGGCGGCGTGCTGGTCCGCGCGGGGCACACCGAGGCGGGCTGCGACTTCACTGCACTGGCGGGCCTCACGCCGGCCGCAGTGATCTGCGAGGTCATCAAGGACGACGGCACGATGGCGCGCCTGCCCGACCTGATGGAGTTCGCGAAGGAGCACGCGCTGAAAATCGGCACGATTGCAGACCTCATCCACTATCGCAGCCGCACCGAGTCGATCGTCGAACGTATTTGCGAACGCACCATGCAAACGGCGCACGGCCCGTTTCGCGCCGTCATGTATCTCGACCAGCCAAGCGGCCAGCCCCATATCGCGCTGGTGCGCGGCACGCCTTGCACGGATCAGGACACGCTTGTGCGCGTGCACGAACCGCTGTCGGTGCTGGATCTGCTCGAAGTCGGCGAGTCCACCCATTCGTGGACGCTCGATGCCGCGATGAAGGAAATCGCCGCGCGCAACTGCGGCGTGATTGTGCTGCTGAACTGCGGCGACTCGAAAGATCATCTGATCGACGTGTTCAAGGCATTCGACTCGAAGGAAAAGGCGCAGGCGCTCAAGCGCCGTCCGGTCGACTTCAAGACTTACGGCATCGGCGCGCAGATTTTGCGCGAGCTCGGCGTCGGCAAGATGCAGGTGTTGTCGAACCCGCGCAAGCTGGGCAGCATGTCAGGCTATGGCCTCGAAGTTACAGGCTTCGTGCCGATGCCCGGCAGCGCCGCGCAGGCAGCGCAACTCGGCTGA
- the ribH gene encoding 6,7-dimethyl-8-ribityllumazine synthase, whose product MEIGQYQPNLDGDGLRIGIVQARFNEPVCNGLADSCIEELERLGVTGEDVLLVTVPGALEIPLALQKLAESAQFDALIALGAVIRGETYHFELVSNESGAGITRIGLDFGIPVANAVLTTENDEQAVARMAEKGRDAARVAVEMANLAVALEQLGGDDEEEDEEEEEA is encoded by the coding sequence ATGGAAATCGGACAATACCAACCGAACCTCGACGGCGACGGACTACGCATCGGCATCGTCCAGGCGCGCTTTAACGAACCCGTTTGCAACGGTCTTGCTGACTCGTGCATCGAAGAACTGGAGCGTCTGGGCGTCACCGGTGAAGACGTGCTGCTCGTCACCGTGCCGGGCGCGCTGGAAATCCCGCTGGCTTTGCAAAAGCTCGCTGAAAGCGCGCAGTTCGACGCACTGATCGCACTCGGCGCGGTGATTCGCGGCGAGACGTATCACTTCGAACTGGTGTCGAACGAAAGCGGCGCGGGCATCACACGTATCGGCCTCGACTTCGGCATTCCGGTGGCGAATGCCGTGCTGACCACCGAAAACGACGAGCAGGCCGTGGCGCGCATGGCCGAGAAGGGTCGCGATGCGGCACGCGTGGCTGTCGAAATGGCCAATCTCGCAGTCGCGCTCGAACAGCTCGGCGGCGACGATGAGGAAGAAGACGAAGAAGAGGAAGAAGCATGA
- the nusB gene encoding transcription antitermination factor NusB: MKSARRRSRELATQGLYQWLLSGSSGGEIDAQLRGAQGFDKADLDHLNAVLHGVIRDSEALSAAIAPCLDRPIDQLSPVERAVLLVAAFELKNQLDIPYRVIINEAVELAKTFGGADGYKYVNGVLDKLSAQLRPDETQAARKH, from the coding sequence ATGAAGAGCGCACGTCGACGCTCCCGCGAACTGGCCACGCAGGGGCTTTATCAGTGGCTGCTGTCGGGCTCGTCCGGCGGTGAAATCGACGCGCAACTGCGCGGCGCTCAAGGTTTCGACAAGGCTGACCTCGATCACCTGAACGCCGTTCTGCATGGCGTGATCCGTGATTCAGAAGCGCTGTCCGCTGCGATCGCGCCGTGCCTCGATCGTCCGATCGACCAGCTTTCGCCGGTCGAACGCGCGGTGTTGCTCGTCGCGGCGTTCGAACTGAAGAACCAGCTGGACATTCCGTATCGCGTGATCATCAATGAAGCAGTCGAGCTTGCCAAGACGTTTGGCGGCGCGGACGGCTACAAATACGTGAATGGCGTACTGGACAAGCTGTCGGCGCAATTGCGCCCCGATGAAACGCAGGCTGCGCGCAAGCATTGA
- a CDS encoding pyridoxal phosphate-dependent aminotransferase, whose translation MNSVTEPLVRLAARVDAIQPFYVMELAKEAALLERDGRDIIHMGIGEPDFTAPEPVIEAAANALRRGVTQYTSALGLHALREAISAHYAAFYGVEVDPARIVVTAGASAALLLACAALVDRDDEVLMPDPCYPCNRHFVIAAEGKPVMVPSGPAERFQLTAADVERLWNERTRGVLLASPSNPTGTSIEPAELERIVKAVRARGGFTIVDEIYQGLSYDAKPVSALSFGNDVVTVNSFSKYFNMTGWRLGWLVVPPGMVSAFEKLAQNLFICASALAQHAALACFEPETIAIYEARREEFKRRRDFIAPALESLGFSVPVMPDGAFYVYAHCRTVAHAAAGDSAALTKAMLHDAGVVLVPGMDFGTHAPKDYIRLSYATAYPKLEEAVDRLARLFGRH comes from the coding sequence ATGAACTCCGTAACCGAACCTCTGGTGCGGCTTGCTGCACGCGTCGATGCCATCCAGCCTTTCTATGTGATGGAACTGGCCAAGGAGGCAGCACTCCTTGAACGCGATGGACGCGACATCATCCATATGGGAATCGGCGAGCCCGACTTCACCGCACCCGAGCCGGTTATCGAAGCGGCCGCAAACGCGCTGCGCCGCGGCGTGACGCAGTACACCAGCGCGCTCGGTCTGCATGCGCTGCGGGAAGCCATTTCCGCGCATTACGCTGCGTTCTACGGCGTCGAGGTCGATCCGGCGCGGATCGTCGTGACGGCAGGCGCGTCGGCCGCGTTGTTGCTGGCCTGCGCGGCGCTCGTGGATCGCGACGACGAAGTGCTGATGCCCGACCCATGCTATCCGTGCAACCGGCATTTCGTGATCGCCGCGGAAGGCAAGCCGGTCATGGTGCCGAGCGGGCCGGCGGAACGCTTCCAGCTGACTGCCGCGGACGTCGAACGCTTGTGGAACGAGCGCACGCGCGGCGTGCTGCTGGCTTCGCCATCGAACCCCACGGGCACGTCGATCGAGCCGGCGGAACTCGAACGCATCGTGAAGGCCGTGCGGGCGCGCGGCGGCTTTACGATCGTCGACGAGATCTATCAGGGTCTGAGCTACGACGCAAAGCCCGTTTCGGCGCTTTCCTTCGGCAACGACGTCGTCACGGTCAACAGTTTCTCCAAGTACTTCAATATGACGGGCTGGCGCCTCGGCTGGCTGGTCGTGCCGCCCGGCATGGTCAGCGCATTCGAGAAGCTCGCGCAGAACCTGTTCATTTGCGCGTCGGCGCTTGCCCAGCATGCGGCGCTGGCGTGCTTTGAACCTGAGACGATCGCGATCTACGAGGCGCGGCGCGAGGAATTCAAACGACGCCGCGATTTCATCGCCCCCGCATTGGAGTCGCTCGGCTTTTCAGTGCCGGTCATGCCTGACGGCGCGTTTTACGTGTATGCGCATTGCCGCACCGTCGCGCATGCGGCCGCCGGCGATAGCGCGGCGCTGACCAAGGCGATGTTGCACGACGCGGGCGTGGTGCTGGTGCCGGGCATGGACTTCGGTACGCATGCGCCGAAGGACTACATCCGGCTTTCCTATGCAACCGCCTATCCGAAGCTGGAGGAAGCGGTCGACCGATTGGCCAGGCTCTTCGGCCGGCATTGA
- a CDS encoding transglycosylase SLT domain-containing protein, with product MNAWLSWRPDERIAQFVRGVLRRGTQMSHHLFSIVGGIAVVLTVALWLMPALRGTLAARLMPVISAAVQAGPARLLQGNPLPAIGPSGGGSGNSSSDESLSANSISNDAATAANGNGSNVATVSTASFDGAFDVSGSPGMGVAALNGLDPRTMQSVTALASLIPAQRVSADARDDRVLVSSHEQDLVASYLSRRYRVAQEPVSELVKAAFDTGREVGLDPLLLLSVMAIESGFNPYAESGVGAQGLMQVMSKVHSDKFEYFGGQRAALQPLANIRVGALVLKDCIARGGSLPGGLRLYVGSTSQDDGGYGAKVMAERSRLRDVARGRKVPINAPQAPVLTASNNASAAAASPAVGKRVQMTLDGGHPLGAATPAKTPVSDQDDASANASKHVASASELGA from the coding sequence ATGAACGCCTGGTTATCGTGGCGTCCCGATGAGCGGATTGCGCAGTTCGTGCGTGGTGTGCTGCGTCGCGGGACGCAAATGAGTCATCACCTGTTCAGCATCGTCGGCGGTATCGCTGTCGTGCTGACCGTCGCACTGTGGCTGATGCCGGCCCTGCGCGGCACCCTTGCCGCCCGCTTGATGCCGGTCATTTCCGCTGCAGTGCAAGCCGGTCCGGCCCGCTTGTTACAAGGCAACCCGCTGCCGGCTATCGGTCCGTCGGGCGGCGGCTCCGGCAACTCGTCTTCTGACGAGTCGCTGTCCGCGAATTCGATCAGCAACGACGCTGCCACTGCCGCAAACGGCAACGGCAGCAATGTCGCAACCGTCAGCACTGCCAGCTTCGACGGCGCATTCGACGTCAGCGGCTCGCCCGGCATGGGCGTCGCCGCGTTGAACGGGCTCGATCCGCGAACGATGCAAAGCGTCACCGCGTTGGCGAGCCTGATTCCAGCGCAACGTGTGTCAGCCGATGCGCGCGACGACCGTGTGCTGGTTTCGAGCCATGAGCAGGATCTCGTGGCCTCCTATCTGTCGCGGCGTTATCGCGTCGCTCAGGAGCCTGTCAGCGAACTCGTGAAGGCGGCTTTCGACACTGGCCGCGAAGTCGGCCTCGATCCGCTTCTGCTGCTGTCCGTGATGGCAATCGAATCGGGCTTCAATCCGTACGCGGAGAGCGGTGTCGGCGCACAAGGGCTGATGCAGGTCATGTCCAAGGTGCATTCGGACAAGTTCGAGTATTTCGGCGGGCAGCGCGCGGCGCTCCAACCGCTTGCGAACATCAGGGTCGGCGCGCTGGTGCTGAAGGACTGCATCGCACGTGGCGGCTCGTTGCCGGGTGGCCTGCGTCTGTATGTCGGGTCCACGTCGCAGGACGACGGCGGGTACGGCGCCAAGGTGATGGCCGAGCGTAGCCGTTTGCGTGACGTGGCGCGTGGCCGCAAGGTGCCGATCAATGCGCCGCAGGCGCCAGTGCTGACGGCATCGAATAACGCAAGCGCGGCGGCTGCTTCCCCGGCCGTTGGCAAGCGTGTGCAGATGACGCTTGACGGCGGCCATCCGCTGGGCGCGGCGACGCCCGCCAAGACGCCAGTTTCCGACCAGGACGATGCCAGCGCCAATGCTTCCAAGCATGTTGCTTCGGCATCGGAGTTGGGCGCTTAG
- a CDS encoding UbiD family decarboxylase, producing the protein MKYKDLRDFVSRLEAIGELRRISQNVSPVLEMTEVCDRVLRAGGPALLFEGQRDHMFPVLGNLFGTPRRVALGMGIDAEPGAGDSAALESLRDVGRLLSALKEPEPPKGLKDAGKLLSLAKAVWDMAPKTVSAPPCQEIVWEGQDVDLARLPIQTCWPGDAGPLITWGLTVTKGPNKSRQNLGIYRQQLIGRNKLIMRWLAHRGGALDFREFALQHPGKPYPVAVVLGADPATILGAVTPVPDTLSEYQFAGLLRGGRTELAKCITPGVDVLQVPARAEIVLEGFIYPQEGAPSPAPAGAPPRPAKGASAAYEHALEGPYGDHTGYYNEQEWFPVFTVERITMRRDAIYHSTYTGKPPDEPAVLGVALNEVFVPLLQKQFTEITDFYLPPEGCSYRMAIVQMKKSYPGHAKRVMFGVWSFLRQFMYTKFIVVVDEDVNIRDWKEVIWAITTRIDPARDTVLVDRTPIDYLDFASPVAGLGSKMGLDATNKWPGETDREWGRPIVMDDAVKQRVDNLWNELGL; encoded by the coding sequence ATGAAATACAAAGACCTGCGTGATTTCGTCAGCCGTCTGGAGGCAATCGGGGAACTGCGCCGTATCTCGCAAAACGTATCGCCTGTCCTGGAAATGACCGAAGTGTGCGATCGCGTGCTCCGCGCCGGCGGCCCTGCGCTGTTGTTTGAGGGACAGCGGGACCATATGTTTCCTGTGCTCGGCAATCTGTTTGGCACGCCGCGCCGCGTCGCGTTGGGAATGGGCATCGACGCCGAGCCGGGCGCGGGAGACAGCGCAGCATTGGAGTCGTTGCGCGACGTCGGACGGCTACTCTCAGCGTTGAAGGAGCCAGAGCCGCCCAAGGGCCTTAAGGACGCGGGCAAGCTGCTCTCGCTCGCAAAGGCAGTGTGGGACATGGCGCCCAAAACCGTCAGCGCGCCGCCATGCCAGGAAATCGTCTGGGAGGGGCAAGACGTGGACCTTGCCAGGCTGCCTATTCAGACCTGCTGGCCGGGTGATGCAGGGCCGCTTATCACATGGGGTCTGACCGTCACAAAGGGCCCAAATAAGAGCCGACAAAATTTAGGCATATATCGCCAGCAGCTGATCGGACGCAACAAACTGATCATGCGATGGCTCGCGCATCGCGGTGGCGCGCTCGATTTTCGCGAGTTTGCGCTCCAGCATCCGGGCAAGCCATATCCCGTTGCGGTCGTGCTTGGCGCCGACCCGGCCACCATTCTGGGCGCGGTCACGCCGGTGCCCGACACGCTCTCCGAATACCAGTTCGCCGGACTGCTGCGCGGCGGCCGCACGGAGTTGGCCAAGTGCATCACACCGGGCGTCGACGTATTGCAGGTGCCGGCGCGCGCAGAGATTGTGCTCGAAGGTTTCATCTACCCTCAGGAAGGCGCACCCTCGCCCGCCCCGGCCGGCGCACCGCCGCGTCCCGCCAAAGGCGCCTCGGCGGCTTATGAGCATGCGCTGGAAGGTCCGTATGGCGACCACACCGGCTACTACAACGAACAGGAGTGGTTTCCCGTCTTCACGGTCGAGCGCATCACCATGCGGCGCGATGCGATCTACCACTCCACCTACACCGGCAAACCGCCCGACGAACCCGCCGTGCTCGGCGTCGCGCTGAACGAAGTGTTCGTGCCGCTGCTGCAGAAACAGTTCACCGAGATCACCGACTTCTATTTGCCGCCCGAAGGTTGCAGTTACCGGATGGCCATCGTGCAGATGAAGAAGAGCTACCCTGGCCACGCAAAGCGCGTGATGTTCGGCGTGTGGAGCTTCTTGCGTCAGTTCATGTACACCAAGTTCATCGTCGTCGTGGACGAGGACGTGAATATTCGCGACTGGAAGGAAGTGATCTGGGCGATCACCACGCGTATCGACCCTGCGCGCGACACCGTGCTGGTCGATCGGACGCCCATCGACTATCTCGACTTCGCGTCGCCGGTGGCGGGCCTCGGCTCGAAGATGGGCCTTGACGCCACTAACAAGTGGCCCGGCGAAACCGATCGCGAGTGGGGTCGCCCGATCGTCATGGACGATGCGGTCAAGCAGCGCGTCGATAACCTGTGGAACGAGCTCGGCCTGTAA